Proteins from a single region of Candidatus Parcubacteria bacterium:
- a CDS encoding response regulator transcription factor (Derived by automated computational analysis using gene prediction method: Protein Homology. GO_function: GO:0003677 - DNA binding [Evidence IEA]; GO_process: GO:0000160 - phosphorelay signal transduction system [Evidence IEA]; GO_process: GO:0006355 - regulation of DNA-templated transcription [Evidence IEA]), with translation MHLTVFSFGGWPDFLEKLEATLKRGDPNKSEIFIPPESEVLIIIPGKKRAAAGSLCRHLRRAKIFLPIMVIGEKISLAQGENFLKSGADDYLSGDWELIELQARLEALRRRPQVFINSPLKIKNLKIDFFKRQASVNQKSLLLTPKEFDILEYLGKNQHRLVNREELSLELWTSNFNDLSQTVNSHLSNLRSKLKNSAAEVQITTVFGGGYFLK, from the coding sequence ATGCATTTAACGGTTTTTAGCTTCGGCGGCTGGCCTGATTTTCTAGAAAAACTAGAGGCGACTTTGAAGCGCGGCGACCCCAATAAAAGCGAGATTTTTATTCCTCCCGAAAGCGAAGTGCTAATAATTATTCCGGGAAAAAAGCGGGCGGCCGCCGGTAGTTTGTGCCGGCACCTGAGGAGAGCTAAGATATTTTTGCCAATAATGGTGATTGGCGAAAAAATCAGTTTAGCGCAGGGGGAAAATTTTCTTAAATCTGGGGCCGATGATTATTTGTCAGGCGACTGGGAGTTAATTGAGCTTCAAGCGCGCCTCGAGGCCCTACGAAGGCGACCGCAAGTCTTTATTAACTCTCCTTTAAAAATAAAAAATCTGAAAATTGATTTTTTTAAACGACAGGCCAGCGTCAATCAAAAATCTTTACTTCTGACGCCTAAAGAATTTGATATTTTAGAATACCTAGGCAAGAACCAGCATCGCCTGGTTAACCGAGAAGAATTAAGTCTTGAACTTTGGACTAGTAATTTCAACGATTTATCACAAACGGTTAACAGCCACCTTTCTAATTTGCGGTCAAAGCTAAAGAATAGCGCTGCTGAGGTTCAAATCACCACCGTTTTCGGGGGCGGTTATTTTTTAAAGTAA
- a CDS encoding HAMP domain-containing sensor histidine kinase (Derived by automated computational analysis using gene prediction method: Protein Homology. GO_function: GO:0000156 - phosphorelay response regulator activity [Evidence IEA]; GO_function: GO:0004673 - protein histidine kinase activity [Evidence IEA]; GO_function: GO:0005524 - ATP binding [Evidence IEA]; GO_process: GO:0007165 - signal transduction [Evidence IEA]) produces the protein MKFFALYFFASSLTILATLFFQRQHFQKKLFKKEATLKDQINQSLLDFKRNKAKELENYHCLVEVGRLASGILHDLVNPLTALTLNLEQTRFSNLSDIKADEWEQKLNEGSILCDRMTRLIKAASKQLNAKTEQKNWFLIDEEIINVLNLLNYKAQLHQVSLRRDLEKDLFLNNNAIKFSRIISNLVSNAIEAADTNKKSSWVEIKTRAAAGRLLITITDNGFGFPNHLKDKLFEPFFSTKDGGHNLGLGLAIVSDLVKKDFSGDLRVVSAAGKFTSFTADLPLNKKDLSVEV, from the coding sequence ATGAAATTTTTTGCTCTTTATTTTTTCGCCAGCAGCCTTACCATCCTCGCCACTTTATTTTTTCAGCGCCAGCATTTTCAGAAAAAACTCTTTAAGAAAGAGGCGACCTTAAAAGACCAAATAAATCAGTCTTTATTAGATTTTAAAAGAAATAAGGCTAAGGAATTAGAAAATTATCACTGCCTGGTTGAGGTCGGTCGCTTAGCCAGTGGAATTCTTCATGATCTCGTCAACCCCCTAACCGCGCTAACTCTAAATCTAGAACAAACCCGCTTTTCCAATTTAAGCGACATCAAGGCGGACGAATGGGAACAAAAACTAAATGAGGGTAGCATTTTATGCGACCGGATGACCCGACTCATCAAAGCCGCCAGCAAACAGCTTAACGCGAAAACGGAACAGAAAAACTGGTTCTTAATCGATGAAGAAATAATTAATGTTTTAAATCTTCTTAATTATAAAGCCCAGCTCCATCAGGTAAGCTTACGGAGAGATTTAGAAAAAGATTTATTTTTAAATAATAACGCGATAAAGTTTAGCCGTATTATCTCTAATCTGGTTAGCAATGCGATTGAAGCAGCCGATACTAATAAAAAATCTTCTTGGGTAGAAATAAAAACTCGCGCGGCTGCTGGTCGTTTGCTAATAACTATTACCGACAATGGCTTTGGGTTTCCTAATCACCTCAAAGATAAATTATTTGAACCATTTTTTAGCACTAAAGACGGCGGCCACAATTTAGGCTTAGGACTAGCAATTGTTTCGGATTTAGTCAAAAAAGATTTTTCCGGCGATTTACGCGTTGTCAGTGCAGCGGGGAAATTTACCAGCTTCACGGCCGATCTGCCCCTAAACAAAAAAGACCTCAGCGTAGAGGTCTAG
- a CDS encoding tryptophan-rich sensory protein (Derived by automated computational analysis using gene prediction method: Protein Homology. GO_component: GO:0016020 - membrane [Evidence IEA]): protein MNNKFLKISTLGAYLTMVMVNALAVLLPLAGRKTGDISDSYPNLFAPAGYAFSIWSLIYILLGVYVVYQFRQSKKEVAFVNRLFIINALLNAAWIFAWHYEVIWLSVLLIIGLLITLIKIADVLRSAKLTPSEGWRLRLPFSVYFGWITVATIANITVFLVKIGWNRFGPSEVFWTVAILLVGALIGSWRMLKDRSLAYGLVLIWAYGAILYRHLAESGFKGEYPAVIVAAVIALLIFLGGLVFMSAKKKHKSLPN from the coding sequence ATGAACAACAAGTTTTTAAAAATTTCCACCTTGGGCGCTTACCTTACTATGGTAATGGTCAACGCCTTAGCAGTCTTACTGCCCTTGGCTGGCCGGAAAACTGGCGATATTTCTGATAGTTACCCGAATCTTTTTGCCCCCGCTGGTTATGCTTTTTCTATTTGGAGCTTAATCTACATTCTTTTAGGAGTTTATGTTGTTTACCAGTTTCGACAGAGCAAAAAAGAGGTCGCCTTCGTTAATCGCTTGTTTATTATTAATGCGCTTTTAAATGCCGCCTGGATATTCGCTTGGCATTATGAAGTTATTTGGCTCTCCGTCCTACTAATTATCGGCTTACTAATTACGCTAATAAAAATTGCTGATGTTTTAAGGTCGGCTAAGCTCACGCCGTCAGAGGGTTGGCGGCTGCGTTTACCCTTTAGTGTTTATTTCGGCTGGATTACGGTCGCCACCATTGCCAATATTACTGTTTTTTTGGTAAAAATCGGCTGGAACAGATTTGGTCCTTCTGAAGTTTTTTGGACAGTCGCAATTTTACTCGTGGGGGCACTTATTGGCTCCTGGCGAATGCTCAAGGATCGCTCCCTTGCTTACGGTCTAGTGCTGATTTGGGCCTACGGCGCGATTCTTTACAGACATCTAGCGGAGAGCGGCTTTAAGGGTGAGTATCCCGCTGTTATTGTTGCCGCGGTTATCGCGCTCTTAATATTTTTGGGCGGGCTGGTGTTTATGAGTGCCAAAAAAAAGCATAAATCTTTACCGAATTAA
- a CDS encoding fibrobacter succinogenes major paralogous domain-containing protein (Derived by automated computational analysis using gene prediction method: Protein Homology.), with amino-acid sequence MRTNCKSGLWKTIVFLASVFFLVSFFACSDPDPVLLKPSVSITSVKDVATTEAVIVFSVFTNGAANISLEYFEALHQEVKENKLLSLPDKGADAVSISIPLSKLKPNTSYDFRVMIVNDGGSDAKTGTFKTLSLTKAGVLVKPATEVTRFEATLNATIIPYQPETKVTFKYWTDAEKTPKAKTLTTLYQGADSLEVSVGLSELPLGTKIYYQVELDNQAGIVISDMSEFETFAVIDYDGNLYHAVTIGDQVWLRENLRTTHYANGDPIPNVGSAGNWGDLSTGAYCQYDNDPKNGELYGNLYNFYVGNDERELIIGWATPTLSEFWDLGEYLAGSKEAWKAGPLMMAKGETYWKNPNSYNPPTNSSGFTAVGNGAFAENTDNQWVYMNLRESATWWTATSEGSAYGHMVEISNDLNHLTLGRFYSQKMYCGLRLLKKSDK; translated from the coding sequence ATGAGAACAAATTGTAAATCGGGGCTGTGGAAAACGATAGTTTTTCTTGCCAGCGTCTTTTTCTTAGTTTCATTTTTTGCTTGTTCTGATCCTGACCCCGTTTTACTTAAACCGTCAGTTTCTATTACGAGCGTTAAAGATGTCGCCACCACTGAAGCGGTAATCGTTTTTTCCGTATTTACTAATGGAGCAGCGAACATTTCTCTAGAGTATTTTGAAGCTCTTCATCAGGAAGTAAAAGAGAACAAGCTTTTATCACTTCCAGATAAAGGCGCAGATGCTGTTAGTATATCTATCCCTTTGTCTAAGTTAAAACCCAATACTTCCTACGACTTTAGAGTCATGATTGTGAATGACGGCGGTTCGGATGCTAAAACCGGTACTTTTAAAACGCTCTCTTTAACTAAAGCAGGAGTGCTGGTTAAGCCCGCCACCGAAGTGACTCGTTTTGAAGCCACTTTGAATGCGACGATTATTCCTTATCAACCAGAAACTAAAGTAACTTTTAAGTATTGGACCGATGCCGAAAAAACACCAAAAGCAAAAACGCTAACGACCCTTTATCAGGGGGCTGATAGCCTTGAAGTTTCGGTTGGTCTTAGTGAGTTGCCACTGGGTACTAAAATTTATTATCAAGTGGAGCTCGATAACCAGGCTGGAATTGTGATAAGTGACATGAGTGAGTTTGAGACTTTTGCGGTCATTGATTATGACGGTAATTTGTATCATGCCGTTACCATCGGCGATCAGGTTTGGTTGCGGGAAAATTTGAGAACAACGCATTATGCCAATGGTGATCCCATTCCAAATGTGGGCAGTGCTGGCAATTGGGGCGATCTGAGTACTGGCGCTTATTGCCAATACGATAATGATCCAAAAAATGGTGAGCTCTATGGCAACCTTTACAATTTCTACGTGGGCAACGATGAGCGGGAGTTAATAATTGGTTGGGCCACTCCAACACTATCGGAATTTTGGGATTTAGGAGAGTATTTGGCCGGCAGCAAGGAGGCTTGGAAAGCCGGACCATTGATGATGGCTAAGGGAGAAACGTATTGGAAAAATCCTAATTCTTATAACCCCCCGACTAATTCTTCCGGTTTTACGGCCGTAGGTAATGGTGCTTTTGCTGAAAACACCGATAATCAGTGGGTTTATATGAACTTAAGAGAAAGCGCCACTTGGTGGACCGCTACCTCCGAAGGCTCAGCTTATGGACACATGGTTGAAATCTCTAATGATTTAAACCATTTAACGCTCGGCCGTTTTTATAGCCAAAAAATGTATTGCGGCTTACGCTTGCTGAAAAAAAGTGATAAATAA
- a CDS encoding permease-like cell division protein FtsX (Derived by automated computational analysis using gene prediction method: Protein Homology.) — protein sequence MISLIRALKFSFQDIFRNVWLSIVTVTILALALFSMNALFTVKLISENAVEAVKERINISLYFKPDASEAQIIETKQRVESLADVKEVIFISKAEALENFRSKNQNNPEILNALKEIGKNPLSPSLIITPADFDNSEALITSLKALESDALESRDFSDNSVILEKINQITYKLNEIGIILIVIFILIGLLVAYNAIRVAIYTHRQEIEIMRLVGASNFFIYMPYVFSAFFYALVATLIVAVSLFPLLSIVQPYLEVFFTGYTVNIISFYTDNAWSIFGAQFGAVFAVTLIATWLAVRKYARV from the coding sequence ATGATTTCTTTAATTCGCGCGTTGAAATTTAGTTTTCAAGACATCTTCCGTAATGTTTGGTTATCGATTGTGACGGTCACCATTCTGGCGCTCGCCTTGTTTTCCATGAATGCTTTATTCACGGTAAAATTGATTAGCGAAAATGCGGTTGAGGCCGTCAAAGAAAGAATCAATATCAGTTTGTATTTTAAACCGGATGCCTCTGAAGCGCAGATTATAGAAACCAAGCAGCGCGTTGAGAGTTTGGCGGACGTCAAAGAAGTTATTTTTATTTCTAAAGCCGAGGCTTTAGAAAACTTTCGCAGCAAAAACCAAAATAATCCGGAAATTTTAAACGCTCTAAAGGAGATTGGAAAAAATCCGCTCTCACCCTCCTTAATTATTACCCCAGCTGATTTCGATAATTCCGAAGCCCTAATAACTTCTTTAAAAGCTTTAGAAAGTGATGCCCTGGAGTCACGAGATTTCTCTGATAACTCGGTTATTTTAGAAAAGATTAATCAGATCACTTACAAGCTTAATGAAATTGGTATAATTTTGATTGTTATTTTTATTTTGATCGGCTTGTTGGTCGCTTATAATGCGATTAGGGTGGCCATCTATACCCACCGTCAGGAAATTGAGATTATGCGTCTCGTCGGGGCCTCTAACTTTTTCATCTACATGCCCTATGTTTTTTCGGCTTTTTTCTATGCCCTGGTGGCAACGCTGATTGTGGCGGTTTCTCTGTTCCCGCTCTTATCAATCGTGCAGCCCTATCTCGAGGTTTTCTTTACCGGCTATACAGTAAATATTATTTCTTTCTATACTGATAATGCTTGGTCCATTTTTGGCGCTCAATTTGGTGCGGTTTTTGCCGTTACTTTGATTGCCACCTGGTTAGCGGTCCGGAAATATGCTCGCGTTTAG
- a CDS encoding ATP-binding cassette domain-containing protein (Derived by automated computational analysis using gene prediction method: Protein Homology. GO_function: GO:0005524 - ATP binding [Evidence IEA]) encodes MITFEKVYKSYGHKNPVLRDINLHIKPGEFVSIVGQSGAGKTTLSRILIGEERVDSGRVLVGDWDITRIGRGDVSFLRRQIGVIFQDFKLLPKKTLSENIAFALEACGASSAKIKKIVPSVLKIVGLEGKGGRYPREVSGGEKQRAAIARALVHQPKILLADEPTGNLDAINANEIINLLLKINQFGTTVVLVTHNKEIVNQLRHRVITMDRGVIISDKERGKYFL; translated from the coding sequence ATGATTACTTTTGAAAAAGTTTATAAATCTTACGGTCATAAAAATCCGGTTTTGCGAGATATTAATCTTCATATTAAGCCTGGTGAATTTGTTTCTATTGTCGGGCAGTCAGGAGCCGGAAAAACAACCCTCTCGCGCATTTTAATTGGTGAGGAGCGTGTAGATTCGGGGCGGGTTTTAGTTGGTGATTGGGATATTACCAGAATTGGTCGTGGCGATGTTTCTTTTTTGCGTCGGCAAATTGGTGTTATTTTTCAAGACTTTAAATTATTACCCAAAAAAACTTTATCGGAAAATATCGCTTTTGCTCTTGAAGCCTGCGGGGCTTCCAGTGCCAAAATAAAAAAGATTGTTCCCAGTGTTTTAAAAATTGTCGGCTTGGAAGGCAAGGGGGGGCGTTATCCGCGAGAAGTTTCCGGCGGAGAAAAACAGCGGGCAGCGATTGCTCGGGCTTTAGTTCACCAGCCGAAAATTTTATTAGCTGATGAGCCGACCGGAAATCTGGATGCGATTAATGCCAATGAAATTATTAATTTGCTTTTAAAAATAAATCAATTTGGGACGACAGTTGTTTTGGTTACCCATAATAAAGAAATAGTTAATCAATTGCGCCACCGGGTCATTACCATGGACCGAGGGGTAATTATTAGTGATAAAGAACGAGGCAAATATTTTCTCTAA
- a CDS encoding RlpA-like double-psi beta-barrel domain-containing protein (Derived by automated computational analysis using gene prediction method: Protein Homology.), whose protein sequence is MMKNKSALKKSTLLIILVSLFGIYILSPLPVAANPQISAALTVAGPDDSFIAADFVRSDEKPISVLAQIGPLTPPWDFVPLTPIYQVSLPEGKLKPGETYGVELDYPANPETDNLYKQVFFFDRFTNNWHPLPTIENPQRRVVRAQVPFTFVRLAVLANEKVLATGQASWYAYKGGMFAASPDYAKGSVLRVHNLDNGKFVDVTVNDYGPNRALHPNRVIDLDKQAFQKIAFLSEGLTNVKVEPLKSLDPVISLVRPAGGEPLLAGWSGIVMDAKTGEVLWEKDSQTVKPLASLSKLVAAQVFLDTNPDLEAVATYKLQDEEYNYEHCEPWESARLRLKEGDTLTLKDLLYSALVGSANNAVETLVRYSGVSRLEFIKRMNEKVSAWGAASTSFIEPTGLAPANVSSPYDYAIISKEVLKNPLIQKISTTANYNFSTLNTKESHRLKNTNPWVGQNLYNLGGTKTGYLHESLYCLMNKVTTKSGAELIAVNFGSPTRAASFTDNDQLIQYGTRLLSQ, encoded by the coding sequence ATGATGAAAAATAAATCAGCCTTAAAAAAATCTACTTTATTAATAATATTGGTTTCGCTCTTTGGTATTTATATTTTATCACCACTACCGGTCGCCGCTAACCCTCAAATCAGCGCGGCGCTTACCGTCGCTGGCCCGGACGATTCTTTCATTGCTGCCGATTTTGTTCGCTCTGATGAAAAACCAATTTCTGTTCTCGCTCAAATTGGTCCTTTAACTCCTCCTTGGGATTTTGTCCCTCTCACGCCAATTTATCAAGTCAGTTTGCCGGAGGGAAAATTAAAACCGGGCGAAACCTATGGCGTGGAATTAGATTATCCGGCTAACCCGGAAACCGACAACCTCTATAAGCAAGTTTTTTTCTTTGATCGTTTTACTAATAATTGGCACCCGTTGCCGACCATTGAAAATCCGCAGAGGCGAGTGGTGCGCGCTCAAGTTCCTTTTACTTTTGTGCGCTTGGCAGTTTTAGCTAATGAAAAAGTTTTAGCTACGGGTCAGGCTAGTTGGTACGCCTATAAAGGCGGGATGTTTGCGGCTTCACCAGATTATGCCAAAGGCAGTGTTTTGCGGGTTCACAATTTAGATAATGGCAAGTTTGTTGACGTGACTGTTAATGACTATGGCCCTAATCGTGCCTTGCACCCCAATCGGGTAATTGATTTAGATAAACAAGCTTTCCAAAAAATTGCTTTTTTAAGTGAGGGCTTAACTAACGTTAAAGTTGAGCCGCTAAAATCTCTAGACCCAGTAATTAGTCTTGTCCGGCCGGCTGGTGGTGAACCGCTTCTAGCGGGCTGGTCAGGGATTGTGATGGATGCCAAAACCGGAGAAGTCTTGTGGGAGAAAGATAGTCAGACGGTAAAACCGCTAGCCTCTTTATCCAAATTGGTCGCGGCGCAAGTTTTTTTAGATACCAATCCTGATTTAGAAGCAGTGGCCACTTATAAACTCCAAGACGAAGAATATAACTATGAGCATTGCGAGCCTTGGGAGTCCGCGCGTCTGCGCCTTAAAGAAGGGGATACTTTGACATTAAAAGATTTACTTTATTCGGCATTAGTTGGATCAGCGAACAATGCGGTTGAAACTTTAGTTCGCTATAGTGGCGTAAGTCGGTTGGAGTTTATTAAACGCATGAACGAAAAAGTCTCTGCTTGGGGAGCAGCTAGCACGAGTTTTATTGAGCCGACTGGCCTTGCCCCGGCTAATGTGAGCTCTCCTTATGATTATGCTATAATAAGCAAAGAGGTTTTAAAGAATCCTTTAATTCAGAAAATTTCAACCACCGCTAATTATAATTTCTCTACTTTAAACACTAAAGAAAGTCATCGTTTAAAAAATACTAATCCTTGGGTGGGGCAAAATCTTTATAATTTAGGAGGAACCAAGACTGGTTATTTGCACGAGTCTTTATACTGCTTAATGAATAAGGTTACAACTAAGTCGGGTGCCGAGCTGATCGCTGTTAATTTTGGTTCGCCCACTCGGGCTGCTAGTTTTACTGATAATGATCAACTTATTCAATACGGAACACGCTTATTAAGCCAATAA